Part of the Penaeus vannamei isolate JL-2024 chromosome 9, ASM4276789v1, whole genome shotgun sequence genome is shown below.
ttatgtaattattttgtCCATctgcttatcctcctcctcatcatcatgactgtcattattgttaccattaccataatcatgatcataatctcaatcccataatcataatcgtaatgtttatcataatcataatcattattgttatcattatcattatcataattataatcatactcatactcataatcataattattatcaagaaaataattaagataatgataatgatgatgatgataataatgttaataatcaaaatcattattattattattattattatcataatgatagtgataacaataataacaatgataatgataatgataaatataataacagttttgatgatgatgatgtagaagataattttaaaaagaattaaaggtaaaagtgaaataaagttataaaatcctttcaaataaataataataatcacttatCACATATGACTTAACAAAGAAAGgtttcaaaaaaaataaatatactgcCATGAAATATATTTCAGTCTTCTCAACAATGCATTGACAATCAACGATGAAAAAGATAAACTATGAACAAAATTACATGgtatgatttattttatatttactgcTTTGCTTTGTCAAATAAATAGTGTTTTATGATGTATGAACTGTACAACTAGTCATTAACATGTGTACTCAAAATGCTGCAaaacatatatattctctttttattcaaaGCACCACTACAGAACCAAACCATAtgtaaaaaatatttacatttctgCAACCATTGTTGAAAAAAATGCTGAACATATTCAACACTGATTAACAAAACAAGGCTTAACAATACAATTTACCAAATTTCACTTCATTCTAAAATATTTTCAATGGATTCTGAAATATTGCATCTGGAAACGAATGATTTCTGAGCCCATTCTATTTGATATAAGACTCGAAAGTATTTTCCTTAAATTCCCAAACCCTTTATTCATCATTATGAGTATTTGATTTCTTAAATGTTACAGCAATCTCCTTGACTTTGGGTGTCAGGCTCTCCAACTGAAGCTTGATATCTCCCAAGGTGTTCTCATCATCTTTGGCGACCAGCGACTTTATCACCAAATCTGCAAAGGCAAAATGATCAGCAATACATAACAGAACGAAATGACTCTACCACAGTAACAGAGTAGAGACAATATGGCTGTGATGTCTTGAGGAAGACTAAACTTAAACCATAGAGCAATCTCATTGAATAGTACATATCATAAATGGTTCCCTATTGCATCACTGACTTGAACTTTAAACAATCTTATTTACAATGAACAGAGAAATTATAAAGCATTAAAGtaagtaaggaaaaaaataaaaataaaaataacagtttctattactcctctttctctccctccttaccttggTAATCCTGCAGGATAGCATACTGATCTGCTGGTAGGCTACTCTTTACATATGATAAGATATGAGGCACAAATTTCCCTGAGGCATGTAGCATATTCCCTGTGACAGATTGGAAAAGCAACAGACATGCCAAGTGCAGCGTCAGAGGTGCATCAAGTGACCCATCCAGCTGGTCCAACAGAGCACACCGGTGGTTTTGTAACACTTGCCTGGAAAGAGGTAGGGAAAAAGTAATGacctgataattttttttttttttttttttttttttttaatcagtttcCTTATTCTATCCTTGgataatgaaaacatatatattactacTAACACTTATATacagaaatcatgataatgataagatcaaaataataataatgaaggatataatcataataataataatgtaggagATAACcactgtaataataaaaataaggaaggagataatcataatcataataataataatattataactatcatgattattatctttaatactactactactactatttctattactattatcattatcaatattatcatgatgattgtaataataataataataataataataataataataataatagtaataataatagtaatagtaataatagtagtaataatagtagtaataataatagtaataataatagtaataataatagtaataataatagtaataataataataataataataataataataataatagtaataataataataataataataataataataataataataataataataataatgataatgataatgataatgataatgataatgataatgataatgataatgataatgataataataataataataataataataataataataataataataataataataataaaaataataataataataataataataataataataataatggtcaaaaCAATACAGTTAACAATGTAGCACATGAAGGGTATGTTTTGAAATTTCATacaaaatgtaaaataaagaaaaaaaatgtttgatattAGACTATATGGCTTTGTTATGGTGATTAATAATTCTGAAAGTATTTTAACTTGGCTTAAACACAAAATTAACTGTCCCTATtcacaaaaagtaaatataatacatcataactattttaaaactatcaaaaattataaaataattaacATACAACAGATATAGAAGTACACACATACTTGTCGCTCTTATCCTACACTAATTAAGCTTACACTATATTATATGTTGATATACTAGCATTAACATAATGACAAAGTGTAATGGCAGACATCCCTGAAATTCCTAAATATCAATACTCCCCactcaaaagaaaaagacagacaccaATGTACATCATGAATTTCGAGTGCTACTGGCTCAATATTCCTATAGGCCAGAGCAGAATATTGAAAGATAAATACTCCTATGACCAACAACCCTTCCACAGTAGTATTCTAGTTTGACACAGTAGGGCATCTGGACTAAGGACAGACCTTAGGATACCAAGGATGCCAGGGACACACATCCCTAAATCATTAGTACcatactcttttttttattcttttctttcctcttatctctttcatttattaattcaattACACTCTTACCCTTTTTCTGCATACCAGGCATATGAATTATAGGTATCCTTAGCTTCCCATAAGTTCAGGATCAATTTAATTTTACAGTTCAAATTGTTGTGATTTATCTCTAGGGTAATTTCCATCTAAACTCCTATCCACACGTTTATAATATCGTTCAATGATACAAAAGAAAAGTTTTTAGGAAAAATCAGAATGGGACTGGTCATCACCTTTAAAATTTGTAAATTCCATATTTTGATTTCTTGTTTTCATACACTTAATTATATAATCCAAACAAACTCATGTATGTTAAGAACCAACAGTAAGAGTAATGCAAGATTATATTTTGTTCCCCTTTTCATGAGATTCTTTCCCCTTGTCTTAAATTATAGAGAAAAACAAAGTCCTACACAAAGGATAACACAAACATCTTGTGCAAGATTACCGATCCTTTTTGTTGTCCTTCTTCTTGAGCATAAGACCAGCGGAAGCAATGGCTTCATCAGCTGCATCCATGAACTCATCAATGTCTGAAGCTGCTAGTGTCTTGTGGGCTGTCATCATCACCTCCTTCGTGTCATCTGGCAAGTTTTTGATGACACTCTGCCTAATCTGTAATAGGTTTGGATCAGATATTCAGTTGTTAAATTCATGTTCACTGACGAATCTGCTACAACCTGTATACCAGACATCCAGTGATCGTTGATAAAtcattgctgtttttcttttcaacACCAGAGTTTCATGCCAGGTTATAATGGTTATGCTCATAATATTAAGGTTAAGTCAAATTCTACAGTTTGTGGTAAGTGACATATGAAGTATTACATATAATTTGTTCTTAAATAAGCTAGCCTTCTCATAACAAGCAAATGAAATtgttccttccatttcccttctctcattttgttatatccatctgtatctctctatttcttcctcttctatggTACTTCTGTATTGATGGTCACTTGAAAGGTATTTAGTGATGAATAATTTAAGGCTTTTGCATgaaatattaaaattatcattaaacaaTGGCTATGTGttgtttgttaatattttttccattctctaTTCATCCTCTAGCATCTTAGCAACTGCAATATCttataaaataaagattaaaaaaaaaaaagtttaggccTACCTCTGGTGTGATATCCTTATCTTTTGAAATGTCCAGATGGCTTTCATCTGCTAAGTAGATAAGCAACTCATTGATGATTTCAGAACACTGAGTTTTCAACAGATGTTTTTTCaactgtatctgtttatcttcaTCAAAGACctaaaagataaaagaggaaagatattGCATAAATTCATTGACAAAATGAATACAATATATCATATACtgtcacaattacctgaattcaaATATCATACAAATCCCAATGTAAACAGACCTTTAGACTCTTTTCTGCCAGACGTATAGTTGTAAGTAAAGCAGACACTTTCTCCACAAGCTGTTGGTGCGTTTTCTTGCGAGCATCACTTCCTGCAGAGACTGTTGCCAAGAATGCTGTTTGTGCCACATCCTGGAACTGGCGAGTCAGTCCTGGATTGAGTTCTGATGCCAGAGCCTCCACTAACTCTTCTGGACAATCAACCAATTCTGGGAAGTTGGATATTTCTGTCTGCAAGTCCTCAAGTGAAAGGAATTCTACATGGGGGAATTTTCCACTGCCAGATGACTGTGGAGGAGGCGTGTCATCCTCAGAGTCTGAGTCCCTGGATGCACCTTTCCTGCCTTTGTGCTTGTTTTTTAccgcctttgtctttgtctctcggcCTTGTGTGCCTCCCCCAGACTTTCCACCTGTTGCTTTCTTTCTgcgttcatcttttttatttttgccaCTTTCATCCTTTGTCTTTCCTGTGTTAATCTAGAAAAaaatttgatgataaaaaaaaaaaaaaaaattaacactatAATCTTGTCACCAAACTAGAACAAAAAATCAGATGATGTTAAAGTTCCTTGTATAATAAGCAAGCAGCTGAACTAACCTGTACTTTAAACACTCCTTGTTCAATAGCCTCCTTTGCCCTTGCTGGCATCAGCTGCTGTAGTTCATTGGCGAGTTTCGTTACCATTTGTTCACTTACAACAATGGTATCACACAGAACTCTTGAAGATGTTTTTGACTTGGTGTCTTGACGCTTCTTGAGGGCAATTTCCACTAGTTGGTTGCCCTCCTCAGGTGAGAACATAGATGGAAGGATGGGCTACAAAAACATTACCAAGATATgaacagaaatacaaatacagtAATCAGGTCATCTGTATGTAATAAATATTACCATAATAAGAAAGCCTAcactgaaataataaaaaagaagtgtTAATACTTGTAATGATTGCAGTAATTTCTAGTATCACTATCTCATTGTGGCAAACAACTAAACATCCACATTAATTAATATACCAAATATCTTCCCATTCATATAAGATAATACTGCAAATATCtaaacattcatattcataatcaatAGGAAAATCAATGTACATCAAAATGGCACACATGACAGCATCACAGCATTACTATGTATCCACTGTtataaataaggataatcattTATGGCATATGTCAAAACTGCTTACTGTTACTATATTCACTAAATAACTAAATCAAAGGAAGTATTTTATGCTCCTTTGAATTCTGAGTTAATAGGTCACTACTAATATTCTATTAAACATAACAACGCATTTCAAATGCTTCAAACAATGTAATATTTGCCTATTACAAATATCCAACATCTGCACTTGAGATTAAAGTATCACTGTAGACTACTGCTTTTTAAGTTTGAGaacaatgtgtatataaatcAGTGTACATTACTTACATAAACATCTACCCATTTTCCAGATATAACAGCATCACTGATAGCACCTTCTATCTGGTCAATGAGCACTGGCCCAACACATACATTTCCCACGAAGGTCATTTCCACATCCTTCAAGTGCCGTCGAACAAAGGCCTCAGGATTCTCAATGCCTATACGTCGAAGCCCATCCAACTctttagggaaaaaaaatatcaatctttAGACCTTAAATTTTTTATAAAAGTTTTGGAAAGTATTT
Proteins encoded:
- the Ufl1 gene encoding E3 UFM1-protein ligase 1; protein product: MSSTAWDEIKRLAADFQRVQLTSSHQKLSERNCIEIISKLEKLGLLKVYHTNDGKEYITPEHLTKEIEDELFVCGGRVNLTDLVNSLGVDLSIIEKRAAVLANRQSSKTYLVLGNLVSKQYLDTIAEEINERLMQAGCLNLVNLVKKYDLPENFLLEAIVERLGSIIQGQQDTEDHNLFFNDAFMVRHQAHVRGVLSAITRPTKVSNIINQHGLQERLFFNVAEKLIATGRVLGILTGNRQLHMSMYIPHIYSRTQKEWVDNFWKQNGYLELDGLRRIGIENPEAFVRRHLKDVEMTFVGNVCVGPVLIDQIEGAISDAVISGKWVDVYPILPSMFSPEEGNQLVEIALKKRQDTKSKTSSRVLCDTIVVSEQMVTKLANELQQLMPARAKEAIEQGVFKVQINTGKTKDESGKNKKDERRKKATGGKSGGGTQGRETKTKAVKNKHKGRKGASRDSDSEDDTPPPQSSGSGKFPHVEFLSLEDLQTEISNFPELVDCPEELVEALASELNPGLTRQFQDVAQTAFLATVSAGSDARKKTHQQLVEKVSALLTTIRLAEKSLKVFDEDKQIQLKKHLLKTQCSEIINELLIYLADESHLDISKDKDITPEIRQSVIKNLPDDTKEVMMTAHKTLAASDIDEFMDAADEAIASAGLMLKKKDNKKDRQVLQNHRCALLDQLDGSLDAPLTLHLACLLLFQSVTGNMLHASGKFVPHILSYVKSSLPADQYAILQDYQDLVIKSLVAKDDENTLGDIKLQLESLTPKVKEIAVTFKKSNTHNDE